In one Lolium rigidum isolate FL_2022 chromosome 3, APGP_CSIRO_Lrig_0.1, whole genome shotgun sequence genomic region, the following are encoded:
- the LOC124698601 gene encoding PI-PLC X domain-containing protein At5g67130-like: protein MGAMKGICTASAALAVLVVAGLLGPATANVGDKCSTSADCAAGQWCFDCDPEFKGSHCVRSAATNTFKLVNSSLPFNKYAYLTTHNSFAIVGEPSHTGIPRITFDNQEDTVTDQLNNGVRALMLDTYDFKGDVWLCHSSGGKCNDFTAFEPALDTFKEIEAFLAANPSEIVTLILEDYVNAPNGLTNVFNASGLQKYWFPVSKMPQNGQDWPLVSDMVTSNQRLVVFTSMRSKQATEGIAYQWNFMVENNYGDDGMDAGKCSNRAESAPLNDKTKSLILMNYFPSVPVKLTACLQHSNSVSDMVNTCYGAAGNRWANFLAVDYYKRSDGGGVFQSTDLLNGRLLCGCQDVNACPKGSTVVCSA, encoded by the exons ATGGGGGCCATGAAGGGCATCTGTACGGCATCAGCAGCACTAGCTGTTCTAGTGGTGGCTGGCCTCTTGGGACCTGCAACTGCCAAT GTGGGCGACAAGTGCTCGACGAGCGCGGACTGCGCCGCCGGGCAGTGGTGCTTCGACTGCGACCCGGAGTTCAAAGGCTCCCACTgcgtccgctccgccgccaccaacaccTTCAAACTCGTC AATAGCTCGTTGCCGTTCAACAAGTACGCCTATCTCACGACGCACAATTCATTCGCGATTGTCGGGGAACCGTCGCACACGGGAATTCCACGCATCACCTTCGACAACCAGGAGGATACGGTCACTGATCAGCTAAAT AACGGTGTTCGCGCGCTAATGCTTGACACATATGACTTCAAGGGAGATGTATGGTTGTGCCATTCCAGTGGAGGCAAATGCAACGATTTTACTGCATTT GAACCGGCACTGGACACATTCAAGGAGATCGAGGCATTTCTTGCAGCCAACCCATCGGAAATCGTCACGTTGATCCTAGAAGACTACGTTAATGCGCCGAATGGCCTGACAAACGTGTTCAACGCCTCTGGACTGCAGAAGTACTGGTTTCCCGTGTCGAAAATGCCGCAGAACGGTCAGGACTGGCCTCTTGTCAGCGATATGGTGACAAGCAACCAGCGCCTCGTCGTGTTCACCTCCATGAGATCCAAGCAAGCCACAGAAGGAATCGCGTACCAGTGGAACTTCATGGTTGAGAACAATT ATGGTGACGATGGAATGGATGCTGGGAAATGCTCAAACCGTGCGGAATCGGCTCCTCTCAACGACAAGACAAAGTCACTGATTCTCATGAACTACTTCCCATCGGTCCCTGTGAAGCTAACTGCATGTTTGCAGCACTCCAATAGCGTCAGTGACATGGTGAATACGTGCTACGGCGCAGCTGGAAATCGATGGGCTAATTTCCTTGCAGTTGATTACTACAAG AGAAGCGACGGAGGTGGCGTGTTCCAGTCCACAGATCTGCTCAACGGGAGGCTCCTGTGCGGATGCCAGGACGTCAATGCTTGTCCG AAAGGTTCTACTGTAGTGTGCTCTGCATGA